In Bacteroidales bacterium, the following proteins share a genomic window:
- a CDS encoding dienelactone hydrolase family protein: MKQKSHSKRFPVGRRNFLKTQLLLGFGVLSGGTVLQNACSSPDKKSKTTVSGLDELRAKYLECLGGEFPEFPPLKPELRETLQKDGYRIESLTYEVQPGERIPALLLVPDTATGDNPAPGIAVWHQHAGQYHLGKSEPAGLEGNPMHHTGVSLVREGYVVLCPDALCFEERQDPTGKLDGGKYERFEFLREVVRGRSLAWKNILDMKQSITLLSERPEVNGDLIGCYGHSMGSTHSWLVGPLEPRLKCVVGNCCLPTYDAIEAEHLLHCFPNFVPGWKKYGDTPEIASLIAPRPLHLNFGEADHGSPVEFVKKGLKRIEAVYKREGAAGNFTSFIEPDKGHVLSQAMWQKVKTCFARHLKTG; encoded by the coding sequence ATGAAACAAAAGTCACATTCAAAGAGATTTCCGGTTGGTCGTCGCAACTTTCTTAAGACGCAGCTTTTGCTTGGTTTCGGAGTCCTTTCTGGAGGAACTGTGCTGCAAAATGCCTGCAGTTCCCCGGATAAGAAGAGTAAAACTACAGTTTCCGGCCTGGATGAACTACGGGCCAAATACCTTGAGTGCCTCGGTGGCGAATTCCCTGAATTTCCACCTTTGAAACCTGAATTAAGGGAGACCCTGCAAAAGGATGGTTACCGGATCGAATCCCTTACCTATGAGGTGCAACCCGGTGAGCGCATACCGGCACTGTTGCTGGTTCCGGATACTGCCACCGGAGATAATCCTGCTCCGGGAATTGCTGTCTGGCATCAACATGCCGGACAATATCACCTGGGAAAATCAGAACCTGCAGGCCTGGAAGGAAATCCCATGCATCATACAGGTGTTTCCCTCGTCCGGGAAGGTTATGTGGTACTATGCCCTGATGCATTATGCTTTGAGGAGCGTCAGGATCCTACCGGAAAACTGGATGGCGGGAAATACGAGCGGTTCGAATTTCTCCGTGAAGTCGTCCGTGGCAGGAGCCTTGCATGGAAAAACATCCTTGACATGAAGCAATCCATCACCTTGCTGAGTGAGCGGCCTGAGGTAAACGGGGATCTTATCGGCTGCTATGGACATTCAATGGGATCAACCCATTCATGGCTGGTTGGTCCGCTGGAGCCCCGACTTAAGTGTGTTGTTGGAAACTGCTGCCTGCCAACCTATGATGCCATTGAAGCGGAACACCTTTTACATTGTTTTCCCAATTTTGTACCCGGATGGAAAAAGTATGGCGATACCCCGGAAATTGCATCCCTGATTGCGCCAAGGCCCCTTCATCTGAATTTCGGGGAAGCCGACCACGGCAGTCCTGTCGAATTTGTTAAAAAGGGTTTGAAACGCATTGAAGCAGTGTACAAAAGGGAAGGGGCCGCCGGGAATTTTACCTCTTTCATTGAACCCGATAAGGGCCATGTCCTTTCCCAGGCAATGTGGCAGAAGGTAAAAACGTGTTTCGCCCGGCATCTTAAAACCGGTTAA